Proteins encoded together in one Variovorax paradoxus EPS window:
- a CDS encoding ABC transporter ATP-binding protein — MNTTPSHSPVLRLQDIDFAYPDQPAIAAGWNAAIGPGVTLLYGDTGAGKSALLQVIAGVLPATKGRLTVAGASLDAKPEAYRRSVFFVDPSTDRFDQVTARACTATLREGDAGFDDGLWQALVEGFSLPPHIDKPMYMLSTGSKRKVWLAAALASGRPLVLLDEPTAALDAGSVRRLWSALADVTSRPGRAVIVASAARIDEVPLAATIELPLH; from the coding sequence GTGAATACCACCCCCTCGCACTCCCCCGTCCTTCGTCTTCAGGACATCGACTTCGCCTACCCCGACCAGCCCGCCATCGCCGCCGGCTGGAACGCCGCCATCGGCCCCGGCGTCACGCTGCTGTACGGCGACACCGGCGCCGGCAAGTCGGCGCTGCTCCAGGTGATCGCGGGCGTGCTGCCTGCCACCAAGGGCCGGCTGACGGTCGCGGGCGCGAGCCTCGACGCCAAACCCGAGGCCTACCGTCGCAGTGTGTTCTTCGTCGATCCGTCAACGGATCGCTTCGACCAGGTCACTGCGCGGGCCTGCACCGCGACCCTGCGCGAAGGTGACGCCGGCTTCGACGACGGCCTCTGGCAGGCCCTGGTCGAGGGCTTTTCCCTGCCCCCGCACATCGACAAGCCGATGTACATGCTCTCCACGGGTTCGAAGCGCAAGGTGTGGCTGGCCGCCGCCCTCGCCTCGGGCCGCCCGCTGGTGCTGCTGGACGAGCCGACCGCGGCGCTGGACGCCGGTTCGGTCCGCCGCCTGTGGAGCGCCCTGGCCGACGTGACAAGCCGGCCGGGCCGGGCCGTCATCGTCGCCAGCGCCGCGCGCATCGACGAGGTGCCGCTGGCCGCCACCATCGAGCTTCCCCTCCATTGA
- a CDS encoding CynX/NimT family MFS transporter has product MSAIPLQAGVVHRDPPAANTTEELLIDAEVDSLPAPRPTPAPSLARRILLGASVVLIAFNLRPVFASLSVVLPEIIQATGLSATAASLLTTLPILCLGIFAPLAPWLGRRFGTERTLLGCMVLILVGTVLRGTGNIPLLFLASAIAGSGIAVSNVLLSGLVKRDFAKQAALMMGLYTMAVCGGAASAAGLTVPLEHALGGGWTYALAMWAVPALLVTLIWAPQALPLKPVASESGFTVQGLWRDRLAWQVTLFMGLQSALAYIVMGWLAPILRERGLGGEMAGYVVSLSVMTQVVTCLVVPALAVRLRNQRGLGVVLALLTVSAMLAMLFAPLGGAWVWAWAVMLGIAQGGTFALALTMIVLRSRDSHVAAHLSGMAQGVGYMVAACGPLLAGLLHGWTGSFRASAWLFVGLGIALVIAGLGAGRTLYVGAVTVPKH; this is encoded by the coding sequence ATGAGTGCGATTCCTTTGCAAGCCGGCGTCGTTCACCGCGATCCGCCCGCCGCCAACACCACCGAAGAGCTGCTGATCGACGCCGAGGTCGACAGCCTGCCCGCCCCTCGCCCCACGCCGGCCCCCAGCCTCGCGCGCCGCATCCTGCTCGGCGCGAGCGTGGTGCTGATCGCCTTCAACTTGCGGCCGGTGTTCGCGAGCCTCTCGGTCGTGCTGCCCGAGATCATCCAGGCCACCGGCCTCTCGGCCACGGCCGCTAGCCTTCTGACCACGCTGCCGATCCTGTGCCTTGGCATCTTCGCGCCGCTCGCGCCCTGGCTTGGCCGGCGCTTCGGCACCGAGCGCACGCTGCTCGGCTGCATGGTGCTGATCCTCGTGGGCACGGTGCTGCGCGGCACGGGCAACATCCCGCTGCTGTTCCTGGCCTCGGCCATCGCGGGCAGCGGCATCGCGGTGTCGAACGTGCTGCTGTCGGGCCTGGTGAAGCGCGACTTCGCGAAGCAGGCGGCGCTGATGATGGGCCTCTACACGATGGCCGTGTGCGGCGGCGCCGCGAGCGCCGCGGGCCTCACCGTGCCGCTCGAACATGCATTGGGCGGCGGCTGGACCTACGCCCTCGCAATGTGGGCCGTACCGGCCCTGCTGGTCACGCTGATCTGGGCGCCGCAGGCGCTGCCGCTGAAGCCGGTGGCGAGCGAGTCGGGCTTTACTGTGCAGGGCCTCTGGCGCGACCGGCTGGCATGGCAGGTCACGCTCTTCATGGGGCTGCAGTCCGCCCTCGCCTACATCGTGATGGGCTGGCTCGCGCCGATCCTGCGCGAGCGCGGGCTCGGCGGCGAGATGGCCGGCTACGTTGTGTCGCTGTCGGTCATGACGCAGGTGGTGACCTGCCTCGTGGTGCCCGCGCTGGCCGTGCGGCTGCGCAACCAGCGCGGCCTGGGCGTGGTGCTGGCGCTGCTCACGGTGAGCGCGATGCTGGCCATGCTGTTCGCGCCGCTGGGCGGGGCGTGGGTCTGGGCGTGGGCCGTGATGCTGGGCATTGCGCAGGGCGGGACCTTTGCGCTCGCGCTCACGATGATCGTGCTGCGCTCGCGCGATTCACATGTCGCCGCGCACCTCTCGGGCATGGCGCAGGGCGTGGGCTACATGGTGGCCGCGTGCGGGCCGCTGCTGGCCGGGCTGCTGCACGGGTGGACCGGCAGCTTCCGCGCCTCGGCGTGGCTCTTCGTCGGGCTGGGCATCGCACTGGTGATCGCAGGGCTGGGCGCGGGGCGCACGCTGTACGTGGGAGCGGTGACAGTGCCGAAGCACTGA
- a CDS encoding FadR/GntR family transcriptional regulator, with the protein MLAQAPRTSLADAAADSIRNEISAGRWAIGARIPIEPQLAQLLGVSRGTVREAVKTLVSRGLLEVRQGSGTFVRSGYDPSASLQKMRLASLRDQFEVRRALEVEAARLAAVRHTARDLRRLHTLLDKRGVPDAEDDGDGFVERDLAFHLAIVDISGNLALAETCRFITGYIKETIASTLSTSLPEPDEAAHRAVVEAIASRDPERAATAVRDFMAPMLDALARRTA; encoded by the coding sequence ATGCTCGCCCAAGCCCCCCGAACCTCGCTGGCGGACGCCGCCGCCGACAGCATCCGCAATGAAATCTCCGCTGGCCGCTGGGCCATCGGCGCGCGCATTCCCATCGAGCCGCAACTGGCGCAACTCTTGGGCGTGAGCCGCGGCACGGTGCGCGAGGCCGTCAAAACGCTGGTCTCGCGCGGGCTGCTCGAAGTGCGGCAGGGCTCGGGCACCTTCGTGCGCTCGGGCTACGACCCGTCGGCCAGCCTGCAGAAGATGCGGCTGGCCAGCCTGCGCGACCAATTCGAAGTGCGCCGCGCGCTCGAAGTCGAGGCCGCCCGGCTCGCCGCGGTGCGCCACACCGCGCGCGACCTGCGCCGCCTGCACACCCTGCTCGACAAGCGCGGCGTGCCCGATGCGGAGGACGACGGCGACGGCTTCGTCGAACGCGACCTCGCCTTCCACCTGGCCATCGTCGACATCTCGGGCAACCTCGCGCTGGCCGAGACCTGCCGCTTCATCACCGGCTACATCAAGGAAACCATCGCGAGCACCCTGAGCACCAGCCTGCCCGAGCCCGACGAGGCCGCGCACCGCGCCGTCGTCGAAGCCATCGCGAGCCGAGACCCCGAACGCGCCGCCACCGCCGTGCGCGACTTCATGGCGCCGATGCTCGACGCCCTGGCACGGAGGACCGCATGA
- a CDS encoding TPM domain-containing protein — protein MQCRKGQKTAWPWLQLWMGLLFIAMLAWHGGAEAKPVPVPAMDSRVVDLTKTLGAREADALRSDIRGLEQNTQAQLAVLIVPTTGEDSIEHYATRVFAEWQLGREGEDDGVLLLVALKDRRMRIEVGTGLEGRITDIQAARILDQQMKPRFRENDYAGGIQAAVQSLSALIEAPVAMQPVESEASAPEEKKPHPLTAFLQPLENVQVNWAVLGAMLWTLAIGIWYGRTAPATGSGPRVVVRGTGKRGRKVRRAADREAAVGSALWADLQTQETPPRKRPGRLTVLGLVVAGQAAAALAVMNLALPLFLLTPAGLVYGVGYLSGRFKGARWFFIGLAALIAGLVALGFYLGADRFFWGLLWAMCGGVALLFTSLIVVGIAKSWRRSQLGFFIRWVIVLGILGFMLVETNPGPVPDESWIPAALATFLALLFAFLPFDGGGGGGDDNDSSDSGWSSSSSSSSSSSSSSSSSSDSGGGGSSSGGGASGSW, from the coding sequence ATGCAGTGTCGCAAGGGGCAGAAGACAGCCTGGCCATGGCTGCAGTTGTGGATGGGGCTTTTGTTCATCGCCATGCTCGCCTGGCATGGCGGCGCTGAGGCCAAGCCGGTCCCCGTGCCCGCCATGGACTCGCGCGTGGTGGACCTTACGAAAACGCTGGGCGCGCGCGAAGCCGATGCGCTTCGCAGCGACATCCGTGGCCTCGAGCAGAACACGCAGGCCCAGCTCGCGGTGCTGATCGTGCCGACCACGGGCGAGGACTCCATCGAGCACTACGCCACCCGCGTTTTCGCCGAGTGGCAGCTCGGCCGCGAGGGCGAAGACGACGGCGTGCTGCTGCTGGTGGCACTGAAAGACCGCAGGATGCGCATCGAAGTCGGCACGGGCCTGGAAGGCCGGATCACCGACATCCAGGCCGCCCGCATCCTCGACCAGCAGATGAAGCCGCGCTTTCGCGAGAACGACTACGCCGGCGGCATTCAGGCGGCCGTGCAGTCGCTGTCGGCGCTGATCGAAGCGCCCGTGGCGATGCAGCCGGTCGAATCCGAAGCGTCCGCGCCGGAGGAAAAGAAGCCACATCCGCTCACGGCGTTCCTGCAGCCTCTCGAAAACGTGCAGGTGAACTGGGCCGTGCTCGGCGCGATGCTCTGGACGCTGGCCATCGGCATCTGGTACGGACGCACCGCGCCCGCCACCGGCTCCGGACCGCGCGTGGTGGTGCGCGGCACGGGCAAGCGCGGCCGCAAGGTGCGCCGCGCCGCCGACCGCGAAGCAGCGGTGGGCTCAGCGCTGTGGGCCGACCTGCAGACGCAGGAAACGCCGCCCCGCAAGCGGCCGGGCCGGCTCACGGTGCTGGGGCTGGTGGTCGCCGGCCAGGCGGCCGCGGCGCTGGCGGTGATGAACCTCGCGCTGCCGCTCTTTCTACTCACGCCCGCCGGCCTGGTGTACGGCGTCGGCTACCTGTCGGGCCGGTTCAAGGGCGCGCGCTGGTTCTTCATCGGCCTGGCGGCTCTGATCGCGGGCCTGGTCGCCCTCGGCTTCTACCTCGGCGCGGACCGCTTCTTCTGGGGCCTGCTCTGGGCCATGTGCGGCGGCGTCGCGCTGCTGTTCACCAGCCTCATCGTCGTCGGCATCGCAAAGAGCTGGCGACGCAGCCAGCTCGGCTTCTTCATCCGGTGGGTCATCGTGCTCGGCATCCTCGGCTTCATGCTGGTGGAGACGAACCCGGGTCCGGTGCCCGACGAGAGCTGGATCCCCGCCGCGCTGGCGACCTTCCTTGCGCTGCTGTTCGCATTCCTGCCGTTCGACGGAGGCGGTGGGGGCGGCGATGACAACGACAGCAGCGACAGCGGGTGGAGCAGTAGCAGCAGTTCTTCAAGCAGCAGCAGCTCGTCGTCGTCTTCGTCTTCCGACAGTGGCGGGGGCGGTTCCAGCAGCGGCGGCGGGGCATCGGGCAGTTGGTGA
- the pbpC gene encoding penicillin-binding protein 1C: MPLLALSIHRAFAVALLSAACAHPAWALVSFEDVKRDFRSSDTAVLDRNGELLQRVRTDATVRRGQWIALADVSPALRTAMVLSEDRRFYEHSGIDWRAASSAAWSNLWNTRTRGASTITMQLSGLLDDDLRRASGGRSFTQKIGQTVAATQLERSWRKDQILEAYLNTVPFRGEIVGIDALSRTLFSKAPSGLDAREAAVAAALVRAPNAKPALVAQRACEVLRAMEPGQKVDCDAIDMFTSAAVQRRAFDANEGIAPHAARRVLRELRDVAATNPTAPQKGKDTSVRTTLRAPLQRFALDSLQRHLRELRDRHVEDGALVVLDNASGEVLAWVGSSGPLSQAAEVDGVTALRQPGSTLKPLLYGQAIAEKRITAASLIEDSSAQISTASGLYIPQNYDRQFKGPVSARTALAASLNVPAVRTLVMVSPESFARSLRAAGLPLRESGDYYGYSLALGSAEVSLLSLANAYRMVANGGRYGTTTLTARPPATPADKAKAAAAPPLLDPRAAFIVGDILSDPNARTRTFGLDSILSTRFWTAVKTGTSKDMRDNWAVGWSQRYTVGVWVGNASGASMWDVSGTSGAAPVWAEVMRFLHAREASRAPAPPAGLVEARVEFGPAADGNAIEAARSEWFLQGTEQPLFALDTGMATDAFAARITSPSDGTIIALDPDIPPLRQRVRFESEGRGVQWRIDGKPFARGNSAQWLPWPGRHVIELVDASGKVVDQRRLEVRGAGVVTKSARR, from the coding sequence ATGCCGTTGCTTGCGCTTTCCATTCATCGGGCCTTCGCCGTGGCCCTGCTGTCCGCGGCCTGTGCGCACCCGGCGTGGGCACTCGTCAGCTTCGAGGACGTGAAGCGCGATTTCCGCTCCTCCGACACCGCCGTGCTCGACCGCAACGGCGAACTGCTGCAGCGCGTGCGCACCGACGCCACCGTGCGGCGCGGCCAGTGGATCGCGCTGGCCGACGTGTCGCCGGCCCTGCGCACGGCCATGGTGCTGAGCGAAGACAGACGCTTCTACGAACACAGCGGCATCGACTGGCGCGCGGCGTCGTCCGCCGCTTGGAGCAATCTCTGGAACACGCGCACCCGAGGCGCATCGACCATCACGATGCAGCTCTCGGGCCTGCTCGACGACGACCTGCGGCGCGCGTCCGGCGGTCGCAGCTTCACGCAGAAGATCGGCCAGACCGTGGCGGCCACCCAGCTGGAGCGCAGCTGGCGCAAGGACCAGATCCTGGAGGCCTACCTCAACACCGTGCCCTTCCGCGGCGAGATCGTGGGCATCGATGCGCTCTCGCGCACCTTGTTCAGCAAGGCGCCCAGCGGCCTCGATGCGCGCGAGGCCGCCGTGGCCGCCGCGCTGGTGCGCGCGCCCAATGCCAAGCCCGCGCTCGTGGCTCAGCGCGCCTGCGAGGTGCTGCGCGCGATGGAGCCCGGGCAGAAGGTCGATTGCGATGCCATCGACATGTTCACCAGCGCGGCGGTTCAGCGGCGCGCCTTCGATGCGAACGAGGGCATTGCGCCGCATGCCGCGCGCCGCGTGCTGCGCGAGCTGCGGGATGTGGCAGCTACCAATCCGACTGCTCCGCAGAAAGGGAAAGACACGAGCGTTCGCACCACCTTGCGCGCGCCGTTGCAGCGCTTTGCGCTCGACTCCTTGCAGCGCCACCTGCGCGAGCTGCGCGACCGGCACGTGGAAGACGGCGCGCTGGTCGTGCTCGACAACGCGAGCGGCGAAGTGCTCGCATGGGTCGGCTCGTCCGGCCCGTTGAGCCAGGCGGCCGAGGTTGACGGCGTGACCGCATTGCGCCAGCCGGGTTCCACGCTCAAGCCGCTGCTCTACGGCCAGGCGATTGCCGAGAAGCGGATCACCGCGGCCTCGCTGATCGAGGACTCGTCGGCGCAGATCAGCACCGCGAGCGGCCTCTACATTCCGCAGAACTACGACCGCCAGTTCAAAGGCCCCGTCTCCGCGCGCACCGCGCTGGCCGCATCGCTCAACGTGCCGGCGGTGCGCACGCTGGTGATGGTGTCGCCCGAATCCTTCGCACGCAGCCTGCGCGCGGCCGGCCTGCCGCTGCGCGAGAGCGGCGACTACTACGGCTACAGCCTCGCGCTCGGCAGCGCCGAGGTGTCGCTGCTGTCGCTCGCCAACGCCTACCGCATGGTGGCCAACGGCGGGCGCTACGGCACGACGACGCTGACCGCGCGGCCGCCCGCAACGCCCGCCGACAAGGCCAAGGCCGCGGCCGCCCCGCCGCTGCTCGATCCGCGTGCCGCCTTCATCGTCGGCGACATCCTCTCCGATCCGAACGCGCGCACGCGCACCTTCGGCCTCGACAGCATCCTCTCCACCCGCTTCTGGACCGCCGTAAAGACCGGCACCAGCAAGGACATGCGCGACAACTGGGCCGTGGGCTGGTCGCAGCGCTACACGGTCGGCGTGTGGGTGGGCAACGCGAGCGGCGCATCGATGTGGGACGTGAGCGGCACCAGCGGCGCCGCGCCGGTGTGGGCCGAGGTGATGCGCTTCCTGCACGCGCGCGAGGCGAGCCGCGCGCCCGCACCGCCCGCCGGCCTCGTCGAGGCACGCGTGGAGTTCGGCCCCGCCGCCGACGGCAACGCCATCGAGGCGGCACGCAGCGAGTGGTTCCTGCAAGGCACCGAGCAGCCGCTCTTCGCGCTCGACACCGGCATGGCGACCGACGCCTTCGCCGCGCGCATCACCTCGCCCTCGGACGGCACCATCATCGCGCTCGACCCCGACATTCCGCCGCTGCGCCAGCGCGTGCGCTTCGAGTCCGAGGGCCGAGGCGTGCAATGGCGCATCGACGGCAAGCCCTTTGCGCGCGGCAACAGCGCGCAGTGGCTGCCATGGCCCGGGCGCCACGTGATCGAACTGGTCGATGCTTCCGGCAAGGTGGTCGACCAGCGCAGGCTCGAAGTGCGCGGCGCGGGCGTGGTGACGAAGAGCGCGCGCCGATAA
- a CDS encoding thrombospondin type 3 repeat-containing protein, with product MMMKTLTIVLAASAALAGCVVAPYDNNPPPRAQRDRDRDGIPNRADRDRDGDGVPNRYDRAPNNPNR from the coding sequence ATGATGATGAAGACACTGACGATCGTGCTGGCCGCATCGGCCGCCCTGGCCGGTTGCGTGGTCGCACCGTACGACAACAACCCGCCGCCGCGCGCCCAGCGCGACCGTGACCGCGACGGCATACCGAACCGCGCCGACCGTGATCGCGATGGCGACGGTGTCCCGAACCGCTACGACCGGGCGCCCAACAACCCGAACCGCTAA
- a CDS encoding LysE family translocator translates to MPIELWLAFVAASAVLLIIPGPTILTVISYSMSHGRRANVPLVAAVALGDSTALVVSLLGLGALLATSAFWFTVVKWIGGLYLLYLGIRLMRAGIMSTEMAAPAAPASRWKLFANTYLVTALNPKGIVFFVAFLPQFISPAADVTRQMWVLAVTFVAMAALNATLYAVFAGSARKLLSSPRAQRRFNLTGGSLLSAAGIWALMARRPG, encoded by the coding sequence ATGCCCATCGAACTCTGGCTCGCCTTCGTCGCGGCCTCCGCCGTGCTCCTGATCATTCCGGGGCCGACCATCCTCACGGTGATCAGCTACTCGATGTCGCACGGCCGCCGCGCCAATGTGCCGCTGGTCGCCGCGGTGGCGCTGGGCGACTCGACCGCGCTGGTGGTGTCGCTGCTGGGCCTGGGCGCGCTGCTCGCGACTTCGGCGTTCTGGTTCACGGTGGTGAAGTGGATCGGCGGGCTGTACCTGCTGTACCTGGGCATCCGGCTGATGCGCGCGGGGATCATGTCCACCGAGATGGCCGCGCCCGCGGCGCCGGCCTCGCGCTGGAAGCTCTTTGCCAACACCTATTTGGTGACAGCGCTGAACCCCAAGGGCATCGTGTTCTTCGTGGCGTTCCTGCCGCAGTTCATCAGCCCGGCCGCCGACGTGACGCGGCAGATGTGGGTGCTGGCCGTGACTTTCGTGGCGATGGCGGCGCTGAACGCGACGCTGTATGCGGTGTTCGCGGGCTCCGCGCGCAAGCTGCTTTCGTCGCCGCGCGCGCAGCGGCGCTTCAATCTCACGGGGGGTTCGCTGCTGAGTGCAGCGGGCATCTGGGCGCTGATGGCGCGCCGGCCGGGATAA
- a CDS encoding GFA family protein — protein MKKTYTGGCHCDAVRFEADIDLSLGTLRCNCAICTQTRFWPAIVAPDAFRLLAGESELTEQMLDTSNSHYIVCKRCGVRAFGVGHSPDTGASAYGVNVTCLDDADLDDLANSPISYVDGHRGAWHVARTAIGS, from the coding sequence ATGAAAAAGACCTACACCGGCGGCTGCCACTGCGACGCCGTGCGATTCGAAGCCGACATCGACCTGAGCCTGGGCACCCTGCGGTGCAACTGCGCGATCTGCACCCAGACGCGCTTCTGGCCCGCCATCGTCGCGCCCGACGCCTTCCGGCTGCTCGCGGGCGAATCCGAACTCACCGAGCAGATGCTCGACACCAGCAACAGCCACTACATCGTGTGCAAGCGCTGCGGCGTGCGGGCTTTCGGCGTGGGCCATTCGCCGGACACCGGCGCCAGCGCCTACGGCGTGAACGTGACCTGCCTGGACGATGCGGACCTGGACGACCTGGCCAATTCGCCGATCAGCTACGTGGACGGGCATCGCGGCGCCTGGCATGTGGCGCGCACGGCTATCGGTAGCTGA
- a CDS encoding DUF2277 domain-containing protein, producing MCRSIKTLYNFEPPATEQEIRAAALQFVRKLSGFSVPSKANEEAFERAVDEVAATAARLIDSLVTTAEPKDRAVEAERAKARSAARFGTAPA from the coding sequence ATGTGCAGAAGCATCAAGACCCTCTACAACTTCGAGCCCCCCGCCACCGAGCAGGAGATACGCGCCGCCGCGCTGCAGTTCGTGCGCAAGCTCAGCGGATTCAGCGTGCCGTCCAAGGCCAATGAAGAAGCTTTCGAGCGCGCGGTCGACGAGGTGGCCGCGACCGCGGCGCGCCTGATCGACTCGCTGGTCACCACCGCCGAGCCGAAGGACCGCGCGGTCGAGGCCGAGCGCGCCAAGGCCCGGTCGGCCGCCCGCTTCGGCACCGCACCGGCCTGA
- a CDS encoding GNAT family N-acetyltransferase has product MTVHSIVATAERHFESLHKALDVVAREQKYLALTQAPPWENSLAFYRDVLAQGFPHVVAVDADAEDKVVGWCDVSPVFGHSRAHIGILGIALLPEARGRGMGTQLLQAAIDRSWARGLTRIELSVRADNLNAKALYERLGFEHEGLARRASLIDGTYHDAFRMALLR; this is encoded by the coding sequence ATGACTGTCCATTCCATCGTCGCTACCGCAGAGCGCCACTTCGAGAGCCTGCACAAGGCGCTCGACGTCGTGGCACGCGAACAAAAATACCTCGCGCTGACCCAGGCGCCGCCGTGGGAGAACTCGCTCGCCTTCTACCGCGACGTGCTGGCTCAAGGCTTCCCGCACGTCGTCGCTGTCGATGCCGATGCCGAGGACAAGGTCGTGGGCTGGTGCGACGTGTCGCCGGTCTTCGGGCATTCGCGCGCGCACATCGGGATCCTGGGCATCGCCCTGCTGCCCGAGGCGCGCGGCCGGGGCATGGGCACGCAGCTGCTGCAGGCGGCGATCGACAGGTCGTGGGCGCGCGGGCTCACGCGCATCGAGCTCTCGGTCCGCGCGGACAACCTGAACGCCAAGGCGCTGTACGAGCGGCTGGGCTTCGAGCACGAAGGCCTCGCGCGGCGCGCCAGCCTGATCGACGGCACCTACCACGATGCTTTCAGGATGGCGCTGCTTCGCTAG
- a CDS encoding amidase: MRGTGNLPIATLRERIARGELTHEALIRQVLEAAALPSAQHVFTRTYADAALAAARHADAAQKAGVQLGALAGLPVSVKDLYDVAGETTMAGSAVCEGEPPAARDAVAVARLRTQGAAIVGKTNMTEFAFSGVGINPHYGTPHNPADAGMPRIPGGSSSGAAVSVALGLAVAGLGSDTGGSIRIPAALCGLVGFKSTQSRVPRTGAFELARSLDTVCAMARSVEDCLVADAAIADVPLVVRRRPLRGLRLAVPRTLMFDSIETPVARAFERSVQALSAAGAEVVDITLAELAEIASINAPGGFSPIEASAVHRERFAAKREGFDSRVAARIALGTEVRAADYIVMQDHRRDWIGRVGHALEGFDALICPTVPIIAPPIASLAEDAAFFQANGLLLRNTFAINFLDGCAFSLPCHAPDELPVGLMLSSVRGDDARLAAVALAVEPVLRFA, from the coding sequence ATGCGCGGCACCGGCAACCTCCCCATCGCCACGCTGCGCGAACGCATCGCGCGCGGCGAGCTGACGCACGAAGCGCTGATCCGGCAAGTGCTCGAAGCGGCCGCGCTGCCCTCGGCGCAGCATGTGTTCACGAGGACCTACGCCGATGCGGCACTCGCGGCAGCGCGCCATGCGGACGCGGCGCAGAAGGCCGGCGTGCAGCTCGGCGCGCTCGCGGGCCTGCCGGTGTCGGTCAAGGACCTCTACGACGTCGCGGGCGAAACCACGATGGCCGGCTCCGCCGTCTGCGAAGGCGAACCGCCGGCCGCGCGCGATGCAGTGGCCGTGGCGCGGCTGCGCACGCAGGGTGCAGCCATCGTCGGCAAGACCAACATGACGGAGTTCGCGTTCTCGGGCGTGGGCATCAACCCGCACTACGGCACGCCGCACAACCCGGCCGATGCGGGCATGCCGCGCATTCCGGGCGGCTCGTCGTCAGGCGCGGCCGTGTCGGTGGCGCTGGGCCTCGCGGTCGCGGGGCTGGGGTCGGACACGGGCGGGTCGATCCGCATCCCGGCCGCGCTCTGCGGGCTCGTCGGTTTCAAGAGCACGCAGTCGCGCGTGCCGCGCACCGGCGCCTTCGAGCTCGCGCGTTCGCTCGACACCGTCTGCGCCATGGCACGCAGCGTCGAAGACTGCCTCGTCGCCGACGCGGCGATTGCCGACGTGCCGCTGGTGGTGCGCCGCCGTCCGCTCCGAGGCCTGCGCCTCGCGGTGCCGCGCACGCTGATGTTCGATAGCATCGAGACCCCCGTCGCGCGCGCTTTCGAGCGTTCGGTGCAGGCGCTGTCGGCGGCGGGTGCGGAGGTGGTGGACATCACGCTCGCCGAACTCGCCGAGATCGCGTCGATCAACGCGCCCGGCGGTTTCTCGCCCATTGAAGCATCGGCTGTTCACCGCGAGCGCTTCGCTGCGAAGCGCGAGGGGTTCGACTCGCGCGTGGCCGCCCGCATCGCGCTCGGCACCGAGGTGCGCGCCGCGGACTACATCGTCATGCAGGACCACCGCCGTGACTGGATCGGCCGTGTCGGACACGCGCTCGAAGGCTTCGACGCGCTCATCTGCCCGACCGTGCCGATCATCGCGCCGCCGATCGCATCGCTGGCCGAGGACGCGGCGTTCTTCCAGGCCAACGGCCTCCTGCTGCGCAATACCTTCGCGATCAACTTTCTCGACGGGTGCGCGTTCAGCCTGCCGTGCCATGCGCCGGACGAACTGCCGGTGGGGCTGATGCTCTCGTCGGTGCGCGGCGACGACGCACGGCTCGCGGCCGTGGCGCTGGCCGTGGAGCCGGTGCTGCGCTTCGCCTGA
- a CDS encoding DUF2848 domain-containing protein yields the protein MHLRFACETVSADGARAIELRSIEPTALVVAGWTGRDVAAIEHHIEELAAIGVPRPSSVPLYYRVAAQLLTQSPAIEALGDQSSGEAEPVFFFSQGEWWLSVASDHTDRQVESYSVAVSKQMCAKPVAQVAWRWRDVQAHQDEIELHSRILEDGRWVDYQRGTLASIRPLAALRDGMPGADAAPEGLFMTCGTLGALPNAKGEGIRPAAQMEIELHDPRLQRRIVHRYAVSALPVVA from the coding sequence ATGCATCTGCGTTTTGCCTGTGAAACCGTGAGCGCCGACGGCGCCCGCGCCATCGAACTGCGCTCCATCGAACCCACCGCGCTGGTGGTGGCCGGATGGACCGGCCGCGACGTCGCGGCCATCGAACACCACATCGAGGAGCTGGCCGCCATCGGCGTGCCGCGCCCTTCGAGCGTGCCGCTGTACTACCGCGTGGCCGCGCAACTGCTGACCCAGTCGCCCGCCATCGAGGCGCTGGGCGACCAGAGCTCCGGCGAGGCCGAGCCCGTGTTCTTCTTCTCGCAAGGCGAGTGGTGGCTGAGCGTGGCCTCGGACCACACCGACCGCCAGGTCGAGAGCTACTCGGTCGCCGTCTCCAAGCAGATGTGCGCCAAGCCCGTGGCCCAGGTGGCCTGGCGCTGGCGCGATGTGCAAGCGCACCAGGACGAGATCGAATTGCACTCGCGCATCCTCGAGGACGGCCGCTGGGTGGACTACCAGCGCGGCACGCTCGCATCGATCCGCCCGCTCGCCGCATTGCGCGACGGCATGCCGGGCGCGGATGCGGCACCCGAGGGCCTTTTCATGACCTGCGGCACGCTCGGTGCGCTGCCGAATGCGAAGGGCGAAGGCATCCGCCCGGCCGCGCAGATGGAAATCGAACTGCACGACCCGCGCCTGCAGCGGCGCATCGTGCATCGCTATGCGGTGAGCGCACTGCCGGTGGTGGCGTGA